One genomic window of Burkholderia plantarii includes the following:
- a CDS encoding CaiB/BaiF CoA transferase family protein, which produces MSSTFAEEFPLHQPRPKDAPKALAGIRVVDFTHFIAGPFATMMLADMGADVIKIEAPVRGDEFRYYPPAHPEDESIGAPYLWSNRNKRSIALDLKSEDGRRIARELIASADVVAENFSTGVMERLGLDYKTIRETNLEVIYCSVSAYGREGAFADRLGFDPIAQAESGFVSMNGYPDRQGVRALSPVMDISTAMMASNAMLAALVARERTGKGQAVEVSLFDNAVLMTGYATLQHVFTGVEPQRHGNTSPDTCPSGVFKAADKSFYINCGNNKIFHRLANQVLEMPELANDPVLADRNGRIARRAELFKVLDEAFAKFTWSHWQQRMRAASIPCGEVRSVGEAIRSAEAQERKLVTRVAHPDLGWLPNVSLPFRFSETPVDDPRPAPRIGEHSFNVLTEVLGYDVDAAFDLLDRGAVYSFAGKDAAASAHRAEAAT; this is translated from the coding sequence ATGTCCTCGACGTTCGCCGAAGAGTTCCCTCTACACCAACCGCGGCCCAAGGATGCTCCCAAAGCGCTGGCCGGGATTCGAGTGGTGGATTTCACGCACTTCATCGCCGGGCCGTTTGCCACGATGATGCTTGCCGACATGGGGGCCGACGTCATCAAAATCGAGGCACCCGTGCGTGGTGACGAATTCAGATACTACCCGCCGGCTCACCCAGAAGACGAAAGCATCGGCGCGCCGTATCTCTGGTCGAATCGGAACAAGCGAAGCATCGCGCTCGACCTGAAGTCGGAGGATGGGCGCCGGATCGCTCGGGAGCTCATTGCATCTGCCGACGTCGTCGCGGAGAACTTCTCGACCGGCGTGATGGAGCGTCTGGGGTTGGACTACAAGACAATTCGCGAGACCAACCTCGAGGTCATCTACTGCTCGGTGTCGGCGTATGGTCGTGAAGGCGCCTTCGCAGACCGTCTCGGCTTCGACCCCATCGCCCAGGCAGAAAGCGGCTTCGTTTCGATGAATGGCTACCCCGACCGCCAGGGCGTCCGCGCGCTTTCGCCCGTCATGGACATCAGCACGGCCATGATGGCCAGCAATGCGATGCTCGCCGCGCTCGTCGCTCGTGAGCGCACGGGCAAAGGCCAGGCCGTCGAGGTCTCGCTGTTTGACAATGCGGTGCTGATGACCGGGTATGCAACGCTGCAGCATGTGTTCACCGGCGTCGAGCCTCAGCGCCACGGCAACACGAGTCCCGATACGTGTCCGTCCGGCGTATTCAAGGCCGCCGACAAGTCGTTCTACATCAACTGCGGCAACAACAAGATTTTCCACCGTCTGGCGAACCAGGTGCTGGAAATGCCCGAACTCGCCAATGACCCGGTGCTCGCGGACCGCAACGGCCGCATCGCCCGCCGGGCGGAACTGTTCAAGGTGCTCGACGAGGCTTTCGCGAAGTTCACGTGGTCGCACTGGCAGCAACGTATGCGCGCGGCGTCGATTCCTTGCGGTGAAGTGCGCTCTGTCGGAGAGGCTATCCGGTCGGCCGAGGCCCAGGAGCGCAAGCTGGTAACCCGGGTAGCGCATCCTGACCTCGGCTGGTTGCCGAACGTTTCGCTGCCGTTCCGCTTCAGCGAAACGCCTGTCGATGACCCGCGACCGGCACCTCGAATCGGTGAGCACAGCTTCAATGTGTTGACCGAGGTCCTGGGGTATGACGTCGATGCGGCATTCGACTTGCTCGACCGGGGCGCGGTCTACAGTTTCGCGGGCAAGGACGCTGCTGCGTCGGCGCATCGCGCCGAGGCAGCAACATGA